In one Spirochaetota bacterium genomic region, the following are encoded:
- a CDS encoding ABC transporter ATP-binding protein, with protein sequence MVIVEVKNLYKSYPNVVALKNVSVSINRGECVGFLGPNGAGKTTLVKAIIGLVKVDRGDITVMGLPVKTRLKEIKRYIGVAPQENSLDGDVSVLDNLILFGELFGISTNVLKERAIKLLEELEMIEKINEEVEHLSGGMKRKLMIARALINDPDIVILDEPTVGLDPEIRKNIWDKIVSLKERGKTIILTTHYLDEAQSLCDRIFIMNRGEIIESGDPETLIKKYLPKYTVEIYPKVNIPEKIQNIKKIEFENHLLIFTDTPSDVKSLFGDKDIRKFNIRNSNLEDLFFILTGKGFDNDLDKSNSGELWNG encoded by the coding sequence ATGGTAATAGTTGAAGTAAAGAACTTATACAAGTCTTATCCTAATGTTGTAGCATTAAAGAATGTAAGTGTGAGTATAAATAGAGGGGAGTGTGTTGGCTTTCTAGGTCCTAATGGTGCTGGTAAAACAACTCTTGTGAAGGCTATTATAGGTCTTGTTAAGGTTGATAGAGGTGATATAACTGTTATGGGACTTCCTGTGAAGACAAGACTTAAGGAAATAAAAAGATACATAGGTGTAGCACCTCAAGAGAATAGTCTTGACGGTGATGTTTCAGTGCTTGACAATCTAATACTTTTTGGTGAATTGTTTGGAATATCAACAAATGTCTTAAAAGAGAGAGCAATTAAACTACTAGAAGAACTTGAGATGATAGAGAAAATTAACGAAGAGGTAGAACATCTTTCAGGTGGAATGAAGAGAAAACTTATGATAGCTAGGGCATTGATAAACGACCCTGACATAGTTATACTAGATGAGCCTACTGTAGGACTGGACCCTGAGATAAGAAAGAATATTTGGGATAAAATAGTTTCTCTAAAGGAGAGAGGTAAAACAATAATTTTAACAACTCACTACCTTGATGAAGCACAGTCACTGTGTGATAGAATTTTTATCATGAATAGAGGAGAGATAATAGAGAGTGGTGATCCTGAAACTCTCATAAAAAAATATCTACCTAAATACACCGTTGAGATATACCCGAAAGTTAATATTCCAGAAAAAATTCAGAATATCAAGAAAATAGAGTTTGAAAACCATTTACTTATCTTCACAGACACTCCATCGGATGTTAAGTCTCTATTTGGCGACAAGGATATAAGAAAGTTCAATATTAGGAACTCAAACCTTGAAGATCTGTTTTTCATACTCACTGGTAAAGGTTTTGATAATGACTTGGATAAGTCTAATTCGGGGGAGTTATGGAATGGGTAG
- a CDS encoding DUF3108 domain-containing protein — protein MNSLFKMFYIILISILCLGGYSQVTQLKYYFSVLGIRSGEAIIKVQQTTTNIIITSKIKTYPGIGVFVSVDDTVRSYIDKNTLKTIRRDTISLGGSFKDTNSAVFDRTNNLIVIDSVKFGRIEIYNTNDIINDLATEVYRRTLGTNIHKQFEVAFLEVTNARFITLSNQTGYMFLIKEVNDSFVEFTNMNNYLVLNKASIPVFYVFPFGNISLYVELASIGFAK, from the coding sequence ATGAATTCATTGTTCAAGATGTTCTATATAATACTCATATCCATATTGTGTTTAGGTGGGTATAGTCAAGTAACACAACTAAAATACTACTTTTCTGTTCTAGGAATAAGGTCTGGTGAGGCAATTATAAAGGTTCAACAAACTACTACAAATATCATAATAACTTCAAAAATTAAGACATATCCGGGGATTGGGGTTTTCGTAAGTGTTGACGATACTGTTAGATCTTATATTGATAAAAACACACTAAAAACCATAAGAAGAGATACCATAAGTTTAGGTGGTTCATTTAAGGATACTAACTCTGCAGTCTTTGACCGAACTAATAACTTGATAGTAATAGATAGTGTCAAGTTTGGCAGGATTGAGATATACAACACTAACGATATTATAAACGATCTGGCAACTGAAGTTTATAGGAGAACTCTAGGTACTAACATACATAAGCAATTTGAGGTTGCGTTTCTAGAGGTAACGAACGCTAGGTTTATTACTCTCTCAAACCAAACTGGATACATGTTCTTGATAAAAGAGGTAAATGATAGTTTTGTTGAATTCACTAATATGAACAATTATTTGGTTCTTAATAAAGCGAGCATACCTGTTTTTTATGTCTTCCCATTCGGTAACATAAGTTTGTATGTGGAACTTGCTAGTATTGGTTTTGCTAAGTAG
- a CDS encoding ABC transporter permease, whose protein sequence is MEWVVILKRNFIAWSKTWYSVIFSSLEILIFILGFGIGLNTIVGEVNGVKYIDFILPSVVIIPSMNNGFFETTYNSFSKMYYRKMFHAYLNTPAGVIDIYLGELLWAVIRGLISSAISIIMLSISGLVEISLIKILTLFALSALVGICFSSLGLLLTAIAPSINFFDYFFYVYISPIMFLSGTFFPLDVFPDVFEGIAFAVSPLYHGLEMFRNGGVNLANLVYLIIFTVVLVVAGIKALNRRLID, encoded by the coding sequence ATGGAATGGGTAGTTATACTGAAAAGAAACTTTATCGCTTGGAGCAAGACTTGGTACAGTGTAATATTTAGCTCTCTAGAGATACTAATATTCATACTGGGTTTTGGAATTGGTCTTAATACGATAGTCGGTGAGGTGAATGGTGTGAAATACATTGATTTTATCCTACCTAGCGTAGTTATCATACCTTCTATGAATAATGGATTTTTTGAGACAACCTATAACTCATTCTCAAAGATGTATTATAGAAAGATGTTTCATGCTTACTTAAACACACCAGCGGGAGTGATTGATATATATCTCGGGGAATTGCTTTGGGCAGTGATAAGGGGGCTTATATCTTCAGCGATAAGTATTATAATGCTATCTATTTCTGGTCTTGTTGAGATTTCTCTTATCAAGATACTAACTCTATTTGCCCTTTCTGCACTTGTGGGAATATGTTTTAGTAGTCTCGGATTGCTTCTAACTGCTATTGCGCCTTCTATCAACTTCTTTGACTACTTTTTCTATGTTTACATAAGTCCTATTATGTTTCTTTCAGGAACATTCTTCCCTTTAGATGTATTTCCAGATGTGTTTGAAGGTATTGCGTTTGCAGTTTCTCCTTTATACCATGGGCTTGAGATGTTTAGAAATGGTGGTGTAAACCTTGCTAACTTGGTTTATTTAATAATATTTACGGTAGTTTTAGTAGTAGCAGGTATCAAGGCACTAAATAGGAGACTAATAGATTGA